A region of the Myxococcus stipitatus DSM 14675 genome:
CGAGGTGCTGGACGAGGCGGGACGGCGGCTGGTCCACGCGGTGGTGGAGCAGCTGGACCAGGAGCTGCGGGCCCTGCGCGCACGCACCGAGCTGGACGTGGGGGGCGCCGTCGCATCCATGGCCGAGCGCACCGCGAGCGCGACGGTGCGCGGCGCCTCCGAGGAGCTGAGGCGTCAGGTCCGCGCGACGCGCGAGGCGGGACAGGTGCCGTCGCTGCGCACGGCCAGTCGCGAGGTGACGCTGGGCGTGCTCTCGGCCTTGTCGGAGCGGCTGCTCCGGCCGCTGGCGGTGATGACGGGCGTGGGGGGCGCACTCGCGCTCACCGCGTTCACCCTGACCCGGCGGCGGTGATGAAGGGCGCTCACCGCGTTCACCGCGTTCACCCTGACCCGGCGGCGGTGATGAAGGGGGGCGCTCGCGCTCACCGCGTTCACCCTGGCCCGGCGGCGGTGATGAAGGGGGGCGCTCGCGCTCACCGCGTTCACCCTGACCCGGCGGCGGTGCGACTTCCCGGGCACGGGCACCGCGCGCTGGGCGGCCCCCCGCGCCGCGACTACGATGGCGCGCCATGCTCCGTTCCCGCTCGCTGCCCCTGGTCGTCCTGCTCTCGCTGGCCGTGGCCCCCCTGGCGCTGGCCGCCGCGGGGCCCCAGCTCCAGGCCTTCTTCTCGCCCGAGCTGAAGAGCACCGCGTACCAGCAGCGCGTCTACGCGCAGGTCGCCGGCAAGTGGAAGCAGCCCGGGAAGAAGGGGTTGCCGGCCGTGGGGGGAAAGACGGTGGTCCAGGCGGTGCTGGGCCGCGACGGCAAGCTCCTCTCGGCGGTGGTGACGACGGAGTCCGGCTCCAAGAGCTGGGACGCGGCGGCGCTGTCCGCCGTGCAGAAGGCCGCGCCCTTCGCGCCACTGCCCAAGGACTATTCCCTGGCCACGCTGGACGCGCACTTTCACGTCGCGTGGGTGTCCTCTCCCTGAAACAAGCAGGCTCGGTTTGGCCATCGCGGGGAAGCGCACGGAGCGTATATGGTGCGCCCCCATGGCAACCCCTCATATCTCCGCCGCACCCGGCGACTTCGCCGACGTGGTGCTGATGCCCGGTGACCCCCTCCGGGCTCGCTACATCTCCGAGCGCTTCCTGACCGACGCCCGCGGCGTCACGTCCGTGCGCAACATGTTTGGTTTCACCGGCACCTATCAGGGGCGCCGGGTGTCGGTGATGGGCCATGGCATGGGCGTGCCGTCCATCTCCATCTACGCAACCGAGCTCATCAAGGTCTACGGCTCGAAGGTGCTCATCCGCGTGGGGAGCTGCGGCGCGCTTCGCACGGACGTGAAGCTGCGGGATGTCATCGTGGCCACCGGTGCGGGCACGGACTCGAAGGTGAACCGGATGCGGCTGATGGGGCACGACTTCCCGGCCGTGGCGGACTTCCAGCTCGCGCGGTGGGCCATGGAGTCGGCCGAGCGTCGCGGCAAGTCGGTGCGCGCCGGCTCCGTCTTCACCTCGGACCTGTTCTACCACCCGCAGGAGGAGCTCAACTCGGTGCTGGAGAAGATGGGCGTCCTCGCCATCGAGATGGAAGTCGCCGGCCTCTACGGCGTGGCGGCGGAGTTCGGCGCCCGGGCCCTGGCGCTGCTCACCGTGTCGGACCACCTCAAGTCGGGGGAGGCCCTGTCGCCGCAGGACCGGCAGACCTCGTTCGACGAGATGATCGAGCTGGCGCTCGACGTCGCGCTCAAAGTCCCCGCGACGACGCCCTGAGCGCGAAAACCCCGCGCCCGATGTGCGGTAGGGGGCACTCCAGGAGCGCCCTCCAGGGCAGGGAGGCGTAAAAAGTCAGGGAGGGGCTTTGTGCTCGAACGATTCTCGGGCAATTCTGCGGCCCGGTGCGTTACCCCATCTGGCTCCTCTTGGTCTGCGCAGGCTGTGCCGGGCGCATGGTTCCTCCTTCGGGCGGCGATGCCGCCCTTGCGTCCGTTCGCTCGCCAGGGCTGACGGCGGCGCCCGAGCAGACAGCTCCGGCGCCCGCTGAAGCCCCGGCGGCCGCGGTGCCCGTGGCGACAGTGGAGGCGCCGGCCCCCGGCGCGCAGGCTCCCGCGGCCGACGAGAGCTGCGCGCTGTCCGCGGAGGACCTGGAGGGCGACGACGACACCTCGGAGGCAGGTGACGCCGAGGGCGACGTCGGCGAGGGCGAGACGCCCGTTGTCGGTGGCGAGGTCCCCACGGGGCCGCTGTACACGGCGGACATCTCCGACGAGGAGCTGGCGCGGCGCTGGAAGGGTGACGTCGCGGCGCTGGGCTCCATGGCGGTGGGCTTCGCGCACAGCGGCCGGCTGGTGAATGGCGTGCAGTTCCCCAAGGGCGACGATTGGATTGTCGTCTCGCCCGAGATTGCGTGGGGCACGCAGGAGAGCATCGACTACATGGTGGCCGCCATCAAGGAGGTGCGTGCGCGCTACCCCTTCGCGCCGCTCCTGCGCGTCAACGGCATCAGCAACAAGGACGGCGGCCACAAGCGTCCGCACAAGAGCCACCAGAACGGCCGGGACGTGGACGTCGGCTTCTACTACCCGACGGTGGACCCCATCCGTGAGCGCGAGCGCGAGAAGTACATCAACGTGCCGCTCAACTGGGCGCTGGTCCGCGCCGTGGTGACGAAGACGGACATCCAGCTCATCCTCGTCGACAAGCGCGTGCAGAAGGTGCTGTACGACTACGCGCTGTCGGTGGGCGAGGACAAGGCGTGGCTGGATTCGCTGTTCAGCCCCGTGGGCATCATCCGGCACGCGCGCCGCCACCGGGACCACTTCCACATGCGCTTCCACAATCCGCGCGCCCAGGAGCTGGGGCGGCGGGTGCAGCCGCTCCTGGCGCTCCAGCCCGAGCACAACGTGACGACGCACCGCGTGCGCTCGGGCGACACGCTGGGCGGCATCGCGCTGCGCTACGGGTCGACGGTGACGCTGATTCGCAAGGCGAACCGGATGCGCAACACGTTCCTGCGCGCGGGGCAGCGGCTGTCCGTTCCTCTGCGCGGGCCGTGCACCCACTGCCCGGTGCCGCCGCCCGTGGTGCTGCCGTCGCGCAACCTGCCGCCCGAGCCGAAGGCGCCCCTGGTGGCCGCCGCCCCCAGCGCCGAGCAGTCCCCGGTGGCCTCGAACTGCGTGAAGCCCGCGGCGCCGGTGGACCAGGCCACCACCGCCGCGGCCGCCGCGTCCGGTGCCGTGACGCCGGCCTCCGCGCTCCCCGCTGCTCAGCCCGCGTCGACGCTGGTCGACAGCGCCCCGCCCTCCGCGGCCGCGCTGCCCATCCAACCCGCGCCAGCCGCCATGGACGTGAGCGGGGCCGCCGCGCCGCCAGCGAACATCGTGGTGCCGACTCCTGCTCCGTAGCGCCCGCGCGCGGACCGCGAGCCGCCCACCCGCGCTAGAGGGGCATCCTCAGGCCCAGGTCCAGCGCGGGGAGGACTCGCACGTCGTTCTTGTCATCGACGCGCATGAAGACGACGGGCACCCGGCCGCCGATGAGCAACGCCAGCTCCGGCATGAGGTACACGCCGAAGGAGGCCACGGGCACCGCGGCCGGGCCCACCGTCCAGAAGGTCCTCCCCGGAGGGGACTGCACCACGAGCTGCACGCTCGCCTCGAGTCCCAGCGACAGCTCCGTGTGGCGCCCTCGCTTCTTCCACGCGTAGCCCATCCCCACGCCGGAGATGAACTCGCCGCTGTCGTTGCGGCTGCCCTTGCCCAGCTCGAGCGAGAACGTCAGTCCTCGCGCCTTGGCTTGCGACACCTCCAGGCGGACCGTCAGCAGGGCTCCGGAGGGCTCGATCACCGTGTGGCGCGCGCCCATCGACATGCTCAGCTCCCGCTTGATGGTGGGTGACTCCGGGAAGAAGTCCTCGAAAGGGGAGGGCAGCCGGGAGACGTCCCGCCCCGAGGGGGGCGTGGTCACCGCCACGGTGTCGGGGGCCGCGTTCAACGGCGCCGGAGACAGCGGCTGCTCACCCGGCAGCGCCTCGCCCACCCGGGGCCTCTCCCAGGACGAGGACTTCGACTCCCGACTCACCGCGCCCGCGAGCAGCGCCGCGGCCGATGACGGCTTGGCCGCGCCTTCCCCGGCGGACTCGAGCGCGCCCTTCGCCAGGCCCGCCAGGGCCTTCTGTCCCACGGGCTGGAGGTCCGCCCAGCCCACCTTGAGCACCTGTCCCCAGGACGCGTTCACGGTGCCGATGTACTGCTGGCCCCCGCGCCACGCGCGCAGCTCGTACTCCCCCGGCGGCACCGCGAGCCGAGGCACCGCGCCCAGCCCCAGCTCCGCGAGCACGGGGCCTCGGCCGGTGCGCAGCAGCAGCGCGCGCTCGAAGTCCGGCGGCAACTCC
Encoded here:
- a CDS encoding TonB family protein — protein: MLRSRSLPLVVLLSLAVAPLALAAAGPQLQAFFSPELKSTAYQQRVYAQVAGKWKQPGKKGLPAVGGKTVVQAVLGRDGKLLSAVVTTESGSKSWDAAALSAVQKAAPFAPLPKDYSLATLDAHFHVAWVSSP
- the deoD gene encoding purine-nucleoside phosphorylase, with product MATPHISAAPGDFADVVLMPGDPLRARYISERFLTDARGVTSVRNMFGFTGTYQGRRVSVMGHGMGVPSISIYATELIKVYGSKVLIRVGSCGALRTDVKLRDVIVATGAGTDSKVNRMRLMGHDFPAVADFQLARWAMESAERRGKSVRAGSVFTSDLFYHPQEELNSVLEKMGVLAIEMEVAGLYGVAAEFGARALALLTVSDHLKSGEALSPQDRQTSFDEMIELALDVALKVPATTP
- a CDS encoding penicillin-insensitive murein endopeptidase translates to MVPPSGGDAALASVRSPGLTAAPEQTAPAPAEAPAAAVPVATVEAPAPGAQAPAADESCALSAEDLEGDDDTSEAGDAEGDVGEGETPVVGGEVPTGPLYTADISDEELARRWKGDVAALGSMAVGFAHSGRLVNGVQFPKGDDWIVVSPEIAWGTQESIDYMVAAIKEVRARYPFAPLLRVNGISNKDGGHKRPHKSHQNGRDVDVGFYYPTVDPIREREREKYINVPLNWALVRAVVTKTDIQLILVDKRVQKVLYDYALSVGEDKAWLDSLFSPVGIIRHARRHRDHFHMRFHNPRAQELGRRVQPLLALQPEHNVTTHRVRSGDTLGGIALRYGSTVTLIRKANRMRNTFLRAGQRLSVPLRGPCTHCPVPPPVVLPSRNLPPEPKAPLVAAAPSAEQSPVASNCVKPAAPVDQATTAAAAASGAVTPASALPAAQPASTLVDSAPPSAAALPIQPAPAAMDVSGAAAPPANIVVPTPAP
- a CDS encoding caspase family protein — translated: MTVIRCFVLAAVLCATLPAQAGTRRIAVLVGHNVGSGTRPPLRYAEADAAKLAGVLSELGDVAASDLIVLQGKDLATVRRALETAAKKVDSLRGAPDTRVVLLFYFSGHSDGVALELGTERLPYKDLRNWLEATRADVRLAIVDSCRSGALLQFKGGRPGPSFELRLTDEVHSTGHALLTSSAEDELALESREVGGSLFTHHLVSGLRGAADASGDGLVTLGEAYQYAYFHTVSATADVLTGAQHPAYAYRLTGKGELVLTQLPSPGTALELPPDFERALLLRTGRGPVLAELGLGAVPRLAVPPGEYELRAWRGGQQYIGTVNASWGQVLKVGWADLQPVGQKALAGLAKGALESAGEGAAKPSSAAALLAGAVSRESKSSSWERPRVGEALPGEQPLSPAPLNAAPDTVAVTTPPSGRDVSRLPSPFEDFFPESPTIKRELSMSMGARHTVIEPSGALLTVRLEVSQAKARGLTFSLELGKGSRNDSGEFISGVGMGYAWKKRGRHTELSLGLEASVQLVVQSPPGRTFWTVGPAAVPVASFGVYLMPELALLIGGRVPVVFMRVDDKNDVRVLPALDLGLRMPL